The Achromobacter deleyi region GGTCGACGGCATTACCGTGCAGCGCCAGCATCTGGAAGCCGGAGCCGTCGACAAGGCGCGCGCGCATGCGGCGGGCCCCGTCGTCACGGCCAGCCGCAGCTTCGGCAAGAGCATCGAGAACTATGAAGCCTACGCCAAGGAACGCGAAACCCAGCTCTGGACGGACGCCGACGCCAAGCGCCGCCAGGCCTACACCGGCATGGGCGTGGTGCTGGGCATCTGCCTGCTGCTGCTGGTGCTGGGCGACCGCTACGTGGTGTATTTCCTGAAGCGTCCGCTGGACCTGGTCCGGGGCCATTTCCGCCGCATCGCCGACGGCGACCTGACCACGCCGATCGCCCCCTTCGGCAAGAACTGCGTGGGCCAGATCATTCCCTATCTGCAGGAGATGCAGGCCAGCCTGGTGCGCACCGTGCATGCGGTGCGCGACGGCGTGGCCGAAATCAACACGGGCTCCAGCGAAATCGCCGCCGGCAACCAGGATCTGTCCAGCCGCACCGAGCAGCAGGCGGCTTCGCTCGAGGAAACCGCCGCCAGCATGGAACAGCTGCTGTCCACCGTGACCAGCAACGCGGAAAACGCCCGGATGGCCAACCAGATGGCGGCCACGGCATCCGAGGTGGTCCAGCGCGGCGGCGAGGCGGTGCAGGCCGCGGTCAACACCATGCGCGAGATCGCCCAGGACTCCGGACGCATCGAGGATATCGTCGGCGTCATCGACGGCATCGCGTTCCAGACGAACATCCTGGCGCTGAACGCAGCGGTGGAGGCCGCCAGGGCGGGCGAAGAAGGCAAGGGTTTCGCCGTGGTGGCCGCCGAAGTCCGTTCGCTGGCGCAACGCAGCGCCGGCGCCGCCAAGGAGATCAAGCAGCTGCTCAATACCTCCGGCGCCACGGTGCAGGCCGGCTCCGCGCAGGTCGAGACCGCGGGCCGCACGATGGAGGAAATACTGGCCACCATCGAACGCCTCACGCTGCTGGTGAACGACATTGCCACGGCCTCGCACGAACAGGTCACGGGCATCGATCAGGTCAACACCGCGGTCAACCAGATGGACCAGGTGACGCAGCAGAACGCGGCGCTGGTCGAAGAGGCGGCCGCCGCCGCGTCCTCGCTGGAGGCGCAGGCGCAGCGGCTGCAAGGCGCGGTCAGCGCCTTCCGCCTGCCCCCGCTGATTCAGGACCGCCGGCAGGTTGCCCTGGCTGCCTGATGCCCGAAGCGGGCGCGATTCCGGCTACTCCCGCACGTAGCACGGGTACAGCGCCTGCTGGGCCCGCGACCGGGCCGGATCCACCTCGATCGTGACGATGGACTCCGAGTCGCTGGATTGCGCCAGCGGCTCGCCATCGGGCTGGAATGCAAACGCCAGGCCGCCAAACACCTGCCCCTGCGCCGTGCGCCCGGCGCGGTTCGAACTGACCACATAGCATCCGGACACGAGCGCGGCCATGGCGCCCGCCGTCAGCCAGCGGTTTGCGGATGCGCCGCTGGCGCGCGGCACCACGATCAGCTCGGCCCCGTCGCGCCCATAGCGGCGCGCGCGTTCGTTGAACATCAGCTCGGTGCACAGTTGCACGCCCAGGCGGATGCCGCCCACTTCGAAGACCTCGAAACCGTCCATCGCGCAATGGAACCAGGTCGCTTCGAAGAACCCCGGCTCTTCCGGGAAGTACTGCTTCTGATGCAGCGGGGTATAGCGCCCGCCCTGCAGGGCGTAGGCCTCATTGGCCAGCCGCGCGCCCGCGGGCACGGGGCGGGACGACACGATGGCAGGCACGTTCAGCGCCACCAGGGCCTCGAGGCCGGCCTCGTGCACCCGGACCGATTCGGCCGCCAGGGCCGCATCATAGGAGGGGAAGGCCGCCAGCCACCGTCCGAAGGGCATCTCGTTGGTGACCAGCAGGTCAGGCGCCAGCTCGCCGATCCTATCGGCAATGCCCTCCCAGGTGGCGCCTTCCGGCGCCAGGTCGACCGGCCCTTCCATCATGCAGATCCGCATACGTCCCTCCTCGCATTCACGGCAATCGACGCCCACGACAGGCGCCAGGAAGGGGCATCGTAATGCGCCCGCGGCGGGAATAGGGCGCCGGCGCCCCGGCAAGTCCGTGGCGGGCGCGATCCTGTCCGGATCCGCCGCGTTTCAATCCAGGGCGGAGAGGCTGATGCGCGCACCGTGCCGGATCACCTGCTTGGGGAGGTCCCCGCCGATCCAGTAGGCCAGTTCGGAGGGATGCTCCACCTCCCACGCCACGAAGTCCGCCACCCTGCCAGCCTCCAGGACGCCGTGCGTGGCCTGCAGGCCTAGCGCGCGGGCCGCATGCGTCGTCGCGCCCGCCAGCGCCTCCTGGGGCGTCATGCGGAACAAGGTGCAAGCCATGCTCAACATCAGGCGCAGGGACAGCGCGGGCGAGGTTCCCGGGTTCAGGTCGCTGGAGATGGCCATGGGAACGCCATGGCGGCGCAGCAGATCCAGCGGCGGCAGCCGGGTTTCGCGCAGGGCGTAGAAGGCGCCCGGCAACAGCACCGCCACGGTGCCCGCCGCGGCCATGGCCTGCACATCGCTTTCGGTCAGGTATTCCAGGTGATCGGCCGACAAGGCCCCATAGCGCGCCGCCAGGGCGGCGCCATGCAGGGACGACAGCTGCTCGGCATGGAGCTTGACCGGCAAGCCCAACTGAACCGCGGCCTGGAACACCCGCTCGACCTGCGCCGGAGAAAACGCAAGGTGCTCGCAGAACGCATCCACGGCATCCACCAGGCCTTCGGCCGCCAGCACCGGCAACATGCGCCGCACGACTTCGTCGATGTATTCATCGGCGCGCCCCGCGAACTCCGGCGGCAGCGCGTGCGCGGCCAGGCAGGTCGCGCGCACGGTCAGGGGCAGGGTGTGGCCCAGCCGCCGCGCCACCCTGAGCATCTTGCGCTCGTTGGGCAGGTCCAGCCCATAGCCGGACTTGACCTCCAGCGTGGTCACGCCGTCGCGCAGCAGATGCAGCGCCCGCCGGCGGGCGCTGGCGTAGAGCTCGTCCTCGGTGGCGGCCCGCGTCGCGCGCACGGTGCTGGCGATGCCGCCGCCTTGCGCCGCGATGCGGGCATAGTCCACGCCCTGCAGCCGCTGTTCGAATTCCTGGCTGCGGTTGCCGCCAAACACCAGGTGCGTGTGGCAATCGATCAGGCCGGGCGTGACCCAGGCGCCGCCCAGGTCATGGACATGAGCTGCCTCCATGGGCGGCAGCGCCGCCTCCGGGCCTATCCATTCGATGCGGTCGCCGCGCGTCACGATGGCGGCGCGCTCGATTGCGGAATATTCGCCGCGCGCCATCGTCGCGGCATGACAGTTGCGCCAGAGGGTGGCCATCACAGGCTCGGCAATAAGCCCGCCGGCATCAGGCGGTTGAGCGCCTGCGCCGCGATCAGGCCGCTGGCCTCGGCGATGTCCGGCGCGAAGAACCGGTCGTTCTCGTAGTGCGCCACATGCTCGCGCAGCAGCGCGCGCGCCT contains the following coding sequences:
- a CDS encoding methyl-accepting chemotaxis protein, which translates into the protein MTQFLKDITIRRMILGTLLTISALIAGLSAISVNGLRSAGEALAASNELLHEVSALSRVNDQIMRARLRLSRQLEYASEGQKDKTAEEGRSIDAALAEARKQQALFIELARQDAPPAILDPMRSGFDALVDGITVQRQHLEAGAVDKARAHAAGPVVTASRSFGKSIENYEAYAKERETQLWTDADAKRRQAYTGMGVVLGICLLLLVLGDRYVVYFLKRPLDLVRGHFRRIADGDLTTPIAPFGKNCVGQIIPYLQEMQASLVRTVHAVRDGVAEINTGSSEIAAGNQDLSSRTEQQAASLEETAASMEQLLSTVTSNAENARMANQMAATASEVVQRGGEAVQAAVNTMREIAQDSGRIEDIVGVIDGIAFQTNILALNAAVEAARAGEEGKGFAVVAAEVRSLAQRSAGAAKEIKQLLNTSGATVQAGSAQVETAGRTMEEILATIERLTLLVNDIATASHEQVTGIDQVNTAVNQMDQVTQQNAALVEEAAAAASSLEAQAQRLQGAVSAFRLPPLIQDRRQVALAA
- a CDS encoding carbon-nitrogen hydrolase family protein; amino-acid sequence: MRICMMEGPVDLAPEGATWEGIADRIGELAPDLLVTNEMPFGRWLAAFPSYDAALAAESVRVHEAGLEALVALNVPAIVSSRPVPAGARLANEAYALQGGRYTPLHQKQYFPEEPGFFEATWFHCAMDGFEVFEVGGIRLGVQLCTELMFNERARRYGRDGAELIVVPRASGASANRWLTAGAMAALVSGCYVVSSNRAGRTAQGQVFGGLAFAFQPDGEPLAQSSDSESIVTIEVDPARSRAQQALYPCYVRE
- the hutI gene encoding imidazolonepropionase; the encoded protein is MATLWRNCHAATMARGEYSAIERAAIVTRGDRIEWIGPEAALPPMEAAHVHDLGGAWVTPGLIDCHTHLVFGGNRSQEFEQRLQGVDYARIAAQGGGIASTVRATRAATEDELYASARRRALHLLRDGVTTLEVKSGYGLDLPNERKMLRVARRLGHTLPLTVRATCLAAHALPPEFAGRADEYIDEVVRRMLPVLAAEGLVDAVDAFCEHLAFSPAQVERVFQAAVQLGLPVKLHAEQLSSLHGAALAARYGALSADHLEYLTESDVQAMAAAGTVAVLLPGAFYALRETRLPPLDLLRRHGVPMAISSDLNPGTSPALSLRLMLSMACTLFRMTPQEALAGATTHAARALGLQATHGVLEAGRVADFVAWEVEHPSELAYWIGGDLPKQVIRHGARISLSALD